A section of the Devosia rhizoryzae genome encodes:
- a CDS encoding NADPH-dependent FMN reductase codes for MPNVAVLVGSLKRESLNLKLAREIGRLAGTRLQLDYLKAGDLPMFNEDLEADRPPAVGAFKQAVADADAVLVLTPEHNRSMPALVKNAINWGSRPFSDNC; via the coding sequence GTGCCGAATGTTGCAGTCCTTGTCGGAAGTCTCAAGCGCGAGTCCCTCAATCTGAAGCTGGCGCGTGAAATCGGGCGGTTGGCCGGCACGCGTTTGCAGCTGGATTATCTCAAGGCTGGCGACTTGCCCATGTTCAACGAAGATCTTGAAGCGGATCGGCCACCGGCGGTCGGCGCATTCAAGCAGGCCGTCGCCGACGCCGATGCGGTTCTTGTGCTGACGCCGGAACATAACCGCTCCATGCCGGCACTGGTCAAGAATGCCATCAACTGGGGATCGCGTCCGTTCAGCGATAATTGCTAG